The Aspergillus luchuensis IFO 4308 DNA, chromosome 4, nearly complete sequence DNA window GAATGTATGTGGAGTTACAGCCGCGGAAGGCGTATTGGGGAGAGATCTGAGAATGACTTCTATATCTGTCGGCGCCTCTGAGACACATCAGATCTCCCGGAATGAGCGTACCCCTTGATAAAATGGCACCTTTCCCATTTCTTTTCCCGCAGATCTGAACCGCGAATTGGCTTAGTGCACACCGCTACCCCTTACATTTCCTCGATTCTTCCCCAAGAAAACCGGCCAAGGACATTGCACCAGTGCTTGGTATGCCCCTTGGTCCTGTTTACCACGGCATCACCCACCTTTACGATTCACGTCATGGCTCCTCCAGTCATATTCATGGCAGCAGTCTTGTTGACGCTGCCCAATCAACTCGCAGCCCTACACCAGAACCCTGGGAACATCTCCACCCCCGCAACGGCCAACAATGGCGCGCTGCCGACAACCCTTGAATCCTGTCTAGGAGCTACTGGCGCTTCCGTTGTGTACGCCACGGATGCTGGGTACTCGAATCTCACGGTGGCAGACAACAGCAACtaccaccctcatcctcaagcTGTTGTCATTCCAAATTCAACGGAACAAGTTGCTGCTACTGTTCGCTGCGTGGCAGCCGAGCAGGGTCGGGTCACTCTCACGACCCGTGGCGGTGGCCATGGCTATGCTGCGTACAGTCTTTCAGGACAGGTCATCATTGACTCCAGCCAGATGACCGACATTGCCCTCGACGAGAGCACACAGGAGGTAACCGTGCAAATGGGTCAGAAGCTTGGCCCGCTGGCTCTGGCCATGGGTCGCGCGGGATATGCCTTGCCTCATGGCACCTGTCCGGGGGTGGGGGTAGCTGGGCACAGTCTGGGGGGTGGCTGGGGGTTTACCTCTCGCGAGTGGGGATGGCTAGTAGACAGAGGTAAGTTGAATGATTTGTTCGAGTCCTTTCGCCAAGGTCCCAGCTAATTTCATGGCAAGTGGTCTCACTGGAGCTTGTGGACGTGACCGGCCGCATCCGAACGATCAGCTCTAAGGCGGCAAAGTCCAATACCACATCTACAGACGACGAGAATGATGACCTCTGGTGGGCACTTCGCGGTGCTGGCTCCAACAATTTTGGAATTGTGACGTCGTTCACCTACCGCATGGAGCCCGCTCCAACGGCCATCGTTAACTACAACATTGGCTTCGCGACTCAGTCAGACTGCGTACAGGTCCTTCTAACCCTACAAGAGATCGGATCCCTACCGGcgacctcctccgccggctTTCCAACCTCTCTGGGTGGAGAACTCATCATAGATGGTGGCTACCAGGCCCCTAAGGCCTATTGCACCTTCACTGGCCAATACCTCGGCGATTCCGCCGCCTACAACAAAACTATCGACCGCCTCCTTTCCCCACTCGCACGCCAGTCCATCCAGCCCCTCACAACCACCAGCTCCTTCTACACCAACTGGGTCTCCGCTCTCACTAATCTCATGGGTGACCTTGACTCCCCGTCTGTTCCACAACCCTATTACGCCAAATCCCTCTTCGACGACGGTCATCCGAACTACACTAGCACCTCCATCGCGAATATATTTTCCGCCATCCAGCCTGCCGGGCCTGATGCCTTTATCTCCTTCGACCTGAACGGTCCAGATGCCGTCACCACCCTTCCCCCGGATGACACTGTCGGGCCCATGGCCTTCAATCATCGAAACAATCTCTTCATGTCGCAAATCTATGCTTGGGATTTCCCGGGGTTCACAAATGCGTCAGCACGGGAGACTGCAGTTGACAGGCTTTCCGATGTCGCGGATGCGGTGCGCCAGGCCGATCCTGAGGGTGGTTGGCAAGCATATCAGAATTATATCGACCCATATTTGCAGGACTGGGCAGAGATGTATTATGGGGATGCTTTGGACCGGTTgaaggagatcaagaagaagtggGATCCGTTGGATATTTTGGATTTTCCACAAGGATTGGGGCGTGTGTGATGTGTGTATGCAAATGTACGATCAGCTGAATATGCGGGTGTATGCGGTATTGTACGCGTAGATGGACCATTGATTGAAGCGAGAGAAGAATGATGACGACTTGGATAGACTTTGGAAGcaataaatagatagactATGAATAGACATGACGGACTCTTTTTGTAACCTtgcatatatatacacatagCAGTCAGTAtgcatttcttcttcccctgcgTGGGCCGGCTCTCTCAGATATCATTAatgactactagtattaacAATATAACTAAGTAAGTTATTTTATTGCTGTCAgttcagctcagctcagtTTACTTTCGTTCTACTACTGACTTGACTCACCCAGATCCTGCGAGAAatgagtagtaagtaagtagtatcaGTTCTGCCATATAGTagttatatatgtatgtatgtattgttTGGTAGTGGTAGCTGAGGCAAGTTGCtgatttatatatgaatatatatatatgtctatgtgtgtgtgtatgtttcTATTGGCTCTATTTACTTACTATGCA harbors:
- a CDS encoding FAD-binding oxidoreductase (COG:C;~EggNog:ENOG410PGIJ;~InterPro:IPR006094,IPR036318,IPR016166,IPR012951;~PFAM:PF08031,PF01565;~SECRETED:SignalP(1-21);~go_function: GO:0016491 - oxidoreductase activity [Evidence IEA];~go_function: GO:0050660 - flavin adenine dinucleotide binding [Evidence IEA];~go_function: GO:0071949 - FAD binding [Evidence IEA];~go_process: GO:0055114 - oxidation-reduction process [Evidence IEA]) → MAPPVIFMAAVLLTLPNQLAALHQNPGNISTPATANNGALPTTLESCLGATGASVVYATDAGYSNLTVADNSNYHPHPQAVVIPNSTEQVAATVRCVAAEQGRVTLTTRGGGHGYAAYSLSGQVIIDSSQMTDIALDESTQEVTVQMGQKLGPLALAMGRAGYALPHGTCPGVGVAGHSLGGGWGFTSREWGWLVDRVVSLELVDVTGRIRTISSKAAKSNTTSTDDENDDLWWALRGAGSNNFGIVTSFTYRMEPAPTAIVNYNIGFATQSDCVQVLLTLQEIGSLPATSSAGFPTSLGGELIIDGGYQAPKAYCTFTGQYLGDSAAYNKTIDRLLSPLARQSIQPLTTTSSFYTNWVSALTNLMGDLDSPSVPQPYYAKSLFDDGHPNYTSTSIANIFSAIQPAGPDAFISFDLNGPDAVTTLPPDDTVGPMAFNHRNNLFMSQIYAWDFPGFTNASARETAVDRLSDVADAVRQADPEGGWQAYQNYIDPYLQDWAEMYYGDALDRLKEIKKKWDPLDILDFPQGLGRV